The genomic interval GGCGAATATCGCTATGGCGGCAGTTTTATTGGCAGGTTTGACTATGGCGCCATCTTGGCATGAGTTGAGCTGGTTGATGCGGGCGATGAATTTAGCCTTGTTGTGCTGCGCAGGACTCTTTGCCTATATCGCGGTGCTGACGCTTACCGGCTTGAGATTGAGACATTTACGGAATCACTGAGGATAAGAGCATGGCTCAGCAAGATGACGCCTTTTGGGCGCTGGTGGAAAAGTTTATTGAGCAGGCCAATGATGCGCCCGAGACGCTGGGTTTAACTGAGGTGGGCGGCGCCTTGCTGTGTGCAGCGGCGCGGTTTAATGCCTATGCCTTGGCGGCTAGCTCGATAGATCGCAAGTCCTTCAAGGAGGACTTTGATCAATCTTTGAGTGATTACAGTCAACAATTTAAGGCGCTGCTGGCCGAAGATTTAGCTGACTACGGTGAAAACTATAAAGTGCTGATCGGCAATAAAGACGAAGAAACTGATGCTTGAGATAACTGACCTTATTTTTATCTTCGGCATCTTTTGGTTCGGTTGGTATAGCTTGCAAGTGGCACGGCTGAAGGAGCTATCGGTCAAGGCGGTACATCGCCGCTGCGAGGAGCAGGGTGTTCAGCTGCTCGATAGCACCGTTGTGCTGCACAAGTTGAGCGTAGCGCGCGACCCCAACGGCTGGGTTCGTATTCGACGTATCTACAGTTTCGAATTTACCGCTACCGGTGAAGATCGGAATAATGGCTTGGTCAGTGTGTTGGGCAATCGGCTCGAGGCAATAGAGCTGGCGCCCCATAGAATCCACTAGGCTCGTGCCACTGACGTCGCGCCAGACCGCATCTGGCCGACCGCATCTGGCCGACCGCATCTGGCCGATCGCATCTGGCCGGTGACATCTGATAGACTGTCACCCTTTTGGATAATGGGTTTGTAATGTCTGAGTCAAATAAGTTCGATAGTGTTGAATTGCAGGTGAGCTACGGGATTGGCCGCCAGATGGGAGAGCAGTTGATGTCCAATCCGTTTGAGGGTTTATCGGCAGATGCCGTGGTTGAGGGCTTGGCAGATTTATTAGCCGGCAAACATAGCCAAGTTAACGAGCAGAACTTGCAGCAGGCATTCCAAGTTATTAGCGAGCGCATGCGTGCCAAGCAGGCCGAGCAAGCCAAGGCGGCCTCCGGTGCCGGCGAGGCTTATTTGGCTGAGAATGCCAAGCGCGACGGCGTGATCACCCTAGATTCTGGTTTACAGTACGAAGTGATTAACGAAGGCACAGGCGCCAAGCCATCGGCCAGTGCCACTGTGCGCACCCATTACCATGGCACTTTGATCGACGGCACTGTGTTCGACAGCTCCTATGATCGTGGTCAACCTGCAGAGTTTCCCGTCAACGGCGTGATTGCCGGCTGGACCGAAGCGCTGCAATTGATGCCCGTAGGCTCTAAGTGGAAACTGCACATCCCCTACCAGCTGGCCTATGGCGAGCGCGGTGCCGGTGGTGCCATTGCACCTTTTTCAGCACTGGTATTCGATGTAGAGCTGATCGATATTATCGGTTAATCGGCGTCCTGCTGGGGCGGCAGGTGCTCGGGGCTTTAGCCTGAGTTATACTGCTGCCTCGTTAAATCTGGGTTCACACGTGTCTCGTCAAGCCTTCATTCATGGTCTGCATAATCTGCGCGATAGCCATCGCGGCAGCGTGTTAACTATTGGCTCCTTCGATGGCGTGCACTTGGGGCACCAGGCGATGCTCAAACAGTTGCGCGCCAAGGCCAAGGCCTTGGAGGTGCAAGCCACGGCGATGACCTTTGAGCCCCAGCCGCACGAGTATTTTTCTGGCGAGCGCGCACCGGCACGGTTGATGCGCTTGCGCGATAAAGTGACGGCCTTATTTGACCAAGGCGTCGATCAGGTATTTTGCCTGCCGTTCAATGCCCAGTTGCGCCACTTAACCGCAGCACAATTTGTCCAGCAGGTATTGGTAGACGGGTTGGCGGTTAAATACTTGGTGGTGGGCGATGATTTTCGCTTTGGCTGCGACAGGGCTGGAGACTTTAATTTTTTGCTGGCCGCCGGCGCGCAACAGGGTTTTGGTGTGTGCAATACCAAAACCTTTAACTTAGGCGATGTGCGGGTCAGTAGTACGCGTATTCGCGAGGTGTTAGAGCAGGCTGATTTTGCCCAAGCAGAGCAGTTACTCGGCCGCCCCTACAGCATGGCTGGCAAAGTTGTGCGTGGCCAGCAGCTGGGGCGCACCATTGGTGTACCTACCGCGAATGTGCACTTGCACCGCTATCGCTCGCCACTCAATGGCGTGTTTACCGTTCGCGTTGTGATTGATGGTGCTTGTTATCAAGGTGTTGCTAACGTCGGGGTTAGGCCAACGGTGTTGGACGACGCCAAGCCGATTTTAGAAGTTCACTTGTTTGATTTTTCCGAGGACATCTACGGCAAAAGCATTCAGGTGATTTTTTGCAGCAAGCTGCGCGAGGAGCAAAAGTTTGCTTCGCTGGACGCGCTCGCCGCACAGCTTCAAGCAGATATCGAAGCAGGCAAGGCGTATTTTAGAAATACAGTAAATTAACTATTTTTTGACAATCCATTAGAAATTATTGGCTTACAAACCATGACCGATTACAAGCCCACGCTAAATTTACCGCAAACTGATTTCGCGATGAAGGCAAACCTTGCCAACCGCGAACCGCAAACACTGAAGAAGTGGCAGGACGGTAAACTTTACGACAGCATTCGTCAGGCACGCGCTGGTGCGGAAAAATTTATTCTGCACGATGGCCCGCCCTACGCCAATGGCGATATTCATATCGGGCACTCGGTCAATAAAATTCTTAAAGACATTATCGTCAAGTCGAAAACACTGTCTGGTTTTGACGCGCCCTACGTGCCCGGTTGGGACTGCCACGGCTTGCCCATTGAACACAATGTGGAAAAGAAAATTGGCAAGGCTGGCGTTAAGGTGGATGTCAAAACTTTTCGGCAAAAATGCCGCGAGTACGCTGCTAAGCAAGTGGAAGGGCAGAAGGCCGATTTTATTCGCTTGGGTGTGTTTGGCGATTGGGATAATCCCTACTTGACCATGGATTTCAAATTCGAGGCCGACATCATTCGCGCCCTGGGTCGCATTGCTGAAAATGGCCACTTGATGCGCGGTTTTAAGCCGGTGTATTGGAGTGTGGTGGGTGGCTCTGCGCTAGCAGAAGCAGAAGTCGAGTATCAGGATAAAACCTCTAACTCGATTTATGTCCGCTACCCGGTGGCCGACTTGGCTGATTTGGCTAAGCGCGTTGGTACATTGCCCGGTAGCGGCAAGTTATCGGTGGTTATCTGGACCACCACGCCTTGGACCTTGCCATCGAGTCAGGCGGTGAGCGTCAACGCTGCGCTAGATTATGTGCTGGTGCAGGCGGGCGACGAGCGCATCATTGTTGCCGAGGCTTTGTATGAGGCGGTGATAAAACAAATCGAGTTAGCGCAGGCCGATGTGCTATTGCGTTTTCAGGGCAGCGCGTTAAATCAGCTGCAGCTATCGCATCCCTTTTATGAGAAAAATTTACCGGTCATTTTGGGCGATCACGTAACCACGGATGCCGGTACCGGCTGTGTGCACACAGCACCCGATCACGGTATGGATGACTTCGTGGTCGGCAAGGCCAATGGTATAGGAACGCTAAACTATATCGACGACGCAGGTAATTACCGGCCCCAAGTTGAGTATTTTGCCGGCGACCATGTGTATAAAGTTGACGATAAAGTCATCGATTTGCTGAAGCAGCGCGAAGCGCTCTGGGCGCACAGTAAAATTACCCACTCTTACCCGCATTGCTGGCGCACTAAAACGCCGTTGATCTTCCGTGCAACGCCGCAGTGGTTTGTGAGCATGCAGCAAAATGGTTTACTAAAAAATGTTCGCGCTGCCGTGGACGGTGTTCAGTGGTTCCCCGATTGGGGGCGCGCGCGCATTGATTCCATGTTGGATTCTTCGCCCGACTGGTGTGTTTCGCGCCAGCGTACCTGGGGTGTGCCTATTGCATTGTTCGTGCATAAGGACACCCAGGAGCTGCACCCAGACACCGTAAATTTGATCGAGCAAGTGGCCAAGAGAGTTGAGCAGTCCGGTATGGATGCTTGGTTTGATCTTGAGCCGAAAGAGTTGCTTGGCGCCGATGCGGAAAATTACACCAAGGTGTTAGATACCCTCGATGTATGGTTCGACTCGGGCGTGACGCATCACGCGGTACTAAACCGTCGCGACGATTTACAGTATCCAGCAGACCTCTATTTAGAGGGTTCGGATCAGCATCGCGGTTGGTTTCAGTCGTCGATCAAAACGGCTGTGGCCATTAATGGCACTGCACCTTATAAAGCTGTTTTGACCCATGGTTTTACCGTGGACGAAAACGGCCGCAAGATGTCCAAATCTATCGGCAACGTTATTCCACCGCAAAAAGTGATGAACGACTTAGGTGCCGACGTGTTACGCCTGTGGGTGTCGGCGACGGATTTCAGCACAGAAATGAGTGTGAGCGATGAAATATTGCGCCGCACTGCTGATTCCTATCGCCGCATTCGCAATACGGCGCGTTTTATGTTGTCCAACCTCACTGGTTTTGAGCCAGCTGAGCACGCCGTGGCTATGGATGATTTGTTGGCGCTAGATCGCTGGGCGGTAGAGCGCGCTGCTGAATTGCAGGGCGAGATTTTAAAGGCTTACGATAAATACCAGTTTCACCAGATCTATCAAAAGTTACATAACTTTTGTGTGGTGGATATGGGCGGTTTTTACTTGGATATCATTAAGGATCGCCAGTACACCACGCAAGAGAATAGCTTAGCTCGTCGCTCTGCCCAGACGGCTTTGCATCACATAGTTGAAGCCTTCGCTCGCTGGATAGCACCTATTTTAAGTTTCACCGCCGATGAAATGTGGGAATTTATTCCCGGCGAACGCACCGAGTCTGTGTTTGTCGCCAAGTGGTATGACTTCCCCAAGGCCAGTTCAGCTAGCCTGCTAAGTAAAGCGGAATGGCAACAGGTTGCGGCGGCAAAGAATGCTGTCAATAAGGTGCTTGAAGAGCGACGTGCCGCCGGTGAACTCGGCGCCTCGCTTTCGGCAGAGGTTTCTCTGTTCGCAGTGGATGAGCTGGCAGCAACCTTAATGAAATTAAAAAATGAGCTTCGCTTTGTTTTGATCGCGTCGCAAGCTGACTGCCAACCCTTAGCGGCGGCTACTGATGTTGCCCAGGATACCGAGGTGAAAGGCCTTAAGGTAATTGCCATTAAATCGCAGCAACCTAAGTGTGCGCGCTGTTGGCATTTCCGCGCCGATGTGGGTGCTAATGCCGAGCACCCAGAGTTGTGCGAGCGCTGCGTTGATAATGTGACCGGTTCTGGTGAGGAGCGCCACTTTGCTTAATTTGAATAAGTCGGGTTTTCTCTGTTTGATATACCTGCTGGCCGCAGTTTTTGTTGGCTTAGATCAAGTGACAAAAGCGATGGCAACTGAGCATCTTAGCTACGGTCAGCCGGTGTATGTGACGGCGTTTTTTGATTGGACCTTGTTGCACAACCCTGGCGCGGCTTTTAGTTTTCTGAGCGACCAAGGTGGTTGGCAGCGTTGGTTTTTCACCGCCATCGCCGCCGTCGTGAGTGTGGTGCTTGTGGTGTGGATTGCCAAACTAGGGGTCGCCAATCGCTGGGAGTCGACAGCCTTGAGTTTGGTGCTGAGTGGCGCAATAGGTAATTTAATTGATCGCGTTCAGTTTGGTTATGTGGTGGATTTTATTTCGCTGCATTACGAGGATCATTATTGGCCGGCGTTCAATATTGCCGATAGCGCCATTTGCGTCGGCGTGGTCATGTTACTGCTCGATATGTTGCGCCCTAAGCCTGAAGCTAAAACTGCTGAGTAAATTGCTATGTCCGATAGAGTTGTTGCCGAGGGCAGCCAATTAACGATTCATTTTTCCCTCGCGCTACGCGATGGTAGTGTGATCGATTCAAACTTTGACGCTAAACCGGCAACATTTGCCTTGGGTGATGGCAATATGCTGCAGGGGTTTGAGCGCTGCTTGCTTGGTATGCGCGAAGGTCAACGCGAATCCTTTGTGATTCTTCCCGAGCATGGTTTTGGTCAGACTAATCCCAATAATGTGCAGGTTATGCCGCGCACGGCTTTCGCTGCCGATATGGAATTAGCCGAGGGTTTAGTGGTGTCTTTTGCCGATGCGCAAAAAGCTGAATTGCCTGGTGTTATAACAGCGTTTACGGCTGAGCAGGTTACGGTGGATTTTAATCACCCATTGGCCGGCCAAGATATTATTTTCGATGTGCAGATTGTCAGTATTGGAGAGGAAAGCTGATGAGTGCTATCGCGGATGCGCCAACGACACATGCGGTGGAGATAAAACTCGCCAACCCGCGGGGTTTTTGTGCCGGTGTCGATCGTGCCATCGATATTGTCAATCGAGCGCTCGATGTATTTGGTGCGCCTATTTATGTGCGCCATGAAGTTGTGCACAACAAATTTGTGGTCGAGGACTTGCGCGCTCGAGGCGCGATTTTTGTCGATGAGCTGGAAGAAGTGCCAGACGACACGATTGTTATTTTCAGTGCCCATGGCGTCTCACAAGCGGTGCGCAAAGAGGCGGATGGTCGGCAGCTCAGGGTGTTCGATGCCACCTGCCCATTGGTGACAAAGGTTCATATCGAAGTTACCCGCTACTCTCGCTCGGGTACAGAGTGCATTCTCATTGGTCACCAGGGGCATCCTGAGGTCGAAGGCACCATGGGCCAATACGAGCGGGTGAATGGCGGTGCTATCTATCTGATTGAAGACGAGCAGCAGGTTGCCAGCCTGGTGGTAAAAGACCCGAATAATCTCGCCTATGTGACCCAAACAACCTTGTCGATGGATGATACGGCTCTGGTTATTGATGCGCTACGCGCTAAGTTTCCCAATATCAAAGGCCCAAAGAAAGACGACATCTGCTACGCCACCACCAATCGCCAAGATGCCGTTAAACAGCTCGCGCTGGAGTGTGATCTCGTGCTGGTTGTTGGCTCCGTCAATAGCTCCAATTCCAATCGCTTGCGCGAATTGGCCCAGCGCTGTGGTGCAGAGGCTTATCTCATTGATTCGGCAGAAGATATTTCTGCAGAGTGGCTCAGCGGTAAGCGCTCTATCGGCGTGACAGCCGGGGCTTCCGCACCAGAAGTATTGGTGCGCCAGGTGATTCAGCAGCTTGAGCAGTTCGGTGCTCAGGCGCCTCAGGAGATGTCTGGCGCTGTGGAAACCATTGCGTTCTCCTTGCCTAAAGAGCTCCGTTAATATCATTTTGAAGTCGGCAATAGGTTTAGCTAGCAGCTTATATCGACCCCTGACGATGTTTCAGGGATGCCATTGTTGTTGAGGTCGAGGCCTTGCCGGGCGCGACCCGCTTTGTTGAGGATAAGGACTCTGCCGTAGTGGGCATCTTTACTTTTTGGGCAGTAATAAAAACTTCCATTTTGATGTAATGTAAAGCCTCTCGGGCTAAAACTTAAATAATTTTTATTGCCAAAGGCCTTCCATTTAATCTGGCTGCCAGGTTCGAAGGCTTGTGTCGCGTAAACGAGTGTTTCACCTTCGTCCAAGTATCCGTTTATATTTTGGTCTATAAAAATATTGATGCCTTCTTGCCAGTTGTCTCCGCAGCTCGAATCATTTTCTCTTGGGCAGAGTGTTGTTGTTTGCCCAAGCATGATTGCTTGTGTTCGGGCAAGAATAATTGTTCTGGTTAGTAGGTCAGTTGTTGTAATGGCTTTGTTTTGTTCAACGAGATGTTGAAATGCTGGGACGCCAATGCTGGAAATAATCACAATAATCGAAATGCTGATGATTAGTTCCAGCAATGTAAAGCCTAAACAAACTCCTTGTTTCATATGGCCATCCTTGGCTCGGTCTAATTGTTTGCCGCCTTGTATGATTTCTACAATAGCTGGTTATTTTAATGCTTGGGTAAAAGTAGCTGACTAAATCAATCTGTGTCAAGTCCTAGCTTTTTCAAGCGATAGCGCAGCGAGCGAAAGCTGATGCCGAGCTTTTTAGCAGCTTCAGTTCTGTTCCAGCGTGTTTCTTCTAACGCTTTGGTAATATAAGACATTTCAATTTCCTCGAGTTTCTTATCAAGCGCCTGCCCATTCAACTCTTCACTCTGTGTTGCGGAAGTTTCCACTTGCATCGGTGCAAGTTGAAGGTCATCTCCACGAATAGTGTTCCCTTCACAGAGTGTAAAGGCCCTTTCAAGGGTGTTTTCTAGTTCGCGCACGTTACCTGGAAAGGGGTAGCGTTTGAGGTGCTTGATCGCATCTGGTGTTAGTGTGATTTTTTCTGAGTCATAAGTTGCAGCAAGTTTATTCAGTATTGCGGAAGTTAAAGCTTCAAGGTCGTCCATTCGCTCTCGCAGTGCCGGTGCGTGTAGATGAATGACGTTTATTCGATAATATAAATCTTGCCTGAAGTTGCCGGCTACAATCTCATTTTGCAAATTTTTATGCGTGGCACTTAGAATACGAATGTTTGTTTTTTGCTCTGCTTGGGTTCCGACCGGTCTGATAGCCTTTTCTTGGATAGCTCTTAATAGTTTTACTTGCATGTCTAGTGGCAGGTCTGCTACTTCATCTAAAAAAAGTGTGCCGCCCTCTGCCGCTTGAAATAAACCAATTTTGTCGGCGTTGGCGCCTGTGAAACTGCCTTTTTTATGACCGAAAAACTCACTCTCCATAAGTTCTCTGGGTATCGCACCACAGTTTATTGCGATGAATGGTCCATCGCATCTGGGGCCTTGCGCGTGGATGGAGCGCGCAATGAGTTCCTTGCCGCAGCCTGATTCCCCCGTGATTAGAATGGGTGCTTGGCTTCTGGCTAATTTATGAATTTGCTGTTTCAGCTTGCGCATCACATCGGTAGTGCCGACCAGTAACTCATTGTCCAGCGCCGCTTCTGGTGCACCAGATTTGGTCGCGGTTTTTACCAATGCGCGCAATCTTTCAATGTCGATAGGCTTTGACAAAAAGTCAAAGGCACCTGCTTTCATGGATTCTATGGCTATGTCGACGTTGCCGTGTGCGGTAATGACGGCAACGGGTAAATCTGGGTGATTGCTTTGAATGAGCTTTACCAGGTCTATGCCGCTGCCGTCTGGCATTCTCATATCGGTTAGGCAGATGTCAAATTGATGTGCAGCGAGTGCTTGCTCGGCCTCCCTGAGTGATGCGGCAAGCACGCAATTAAAATTCATCCTGGTCAGGGTGATATTCAGGAGCTCTAATATGTCTGGCTCATCATCAACAATGAGCGCGGAATTCTTGTTCAATTTAACACCCTTTGATCGTGTGCTAGGCAAATTCTAAAGCAGCTTTTACCTTCTGATGTCGGCTTATATTCTAGTGTTGCTTCGTTCGCGTCGCACAGTTCTTTCGAGAGGTAGAGGCCAAGGCCTGTTCCACTTACGTGATCGGTATTGAACGGTTCGAACAGTAACGTTGCTTTGTCTTTGCTGATTCCGGTGCCTGCATCGACGACATCTATATATGGCAATCCAGATCTTTCATCGATGCCTGTAATTAAAACAAGGCTTTGTATCCCTGTGCTAGCTTGGCTATAGCGCAAGCCATTGTCGCAGAGATTTATCATAACTTGGTGAAGCTGTGAAACATCCATAGTTGCGAGTAGCGATGCGTGCTGATGTTGGGTTTGAATGTGTGCTTGGTTATAGGGACCTTGTTGAAGCTCTTCAACAAAATTTTCTACCCAGGAGATAACATCAAAGGTCTGTGCTTTGGCTTGTTGGCGGCGTGAAAGCTGAAGTACGTTTTCGATAATGTTGTTTACTCGCTCTGAATGGCGAGCAATGATCGCCGTCAGATTTCTATCTTCAGCCGCAATCGTAGGCGACTCCGCCAGTAGTTGCCCAGCGTGACTGATTGCACCTAGAGGGTTTCTCACTTCATGGGCAATGCTGGCTGTTAGTCTTCCAAGTGAGGCAAGTTTCAGTTGTTGTGCATGTTGCATGAGTTGACGATTGTCTTCTAAAAAAATAAGTGTATCACTTTGCTGGTCAATTTTTAGTGCGGCAAAACTCACTCTCACCTCCTTACTGCTACCCTCCGGCTTAAACAGCTGCTGCTTGTGCGCGCCGCTTACGGACCAGCGCTGGAGCATATCTTTAATAGGTGTGGGTATACTTGTTAAGGGTTCGCTTGAGGGGATGCTGAGCAGTCTGTATGCCGCGTTGTTAGCTAGAACCAATGCGTGGCTTTTATTTGTCACGATGATGCCGGTGTTCATGCGCTCGACAATTTGTTGCGCCAAAGACTGTATGTGTTGTGCTAGCGCCGCCTGTTGCTTCGCTTCCGTTTGGCTAGTTTGTAGCCGAAGGGTGAGGTACCTAAATAACAGCGCCGTTAGAAATAAGAGAATGCCGAGCGCGCCGGCTGAAAATAAACTGCGGTCGCCCCCGTTTTTGGCGACAGCATCTAACACGCCGGCGCCAATGGCGGACAGGCTTGAAAAAGCGGCCAATAGTAGTGAGAGCTGCTGGTTTAAGAATATACCGCCGTAGGCGACGGTAATAATGAGTAGGTAGCCTAAGCTGCTAGTGGCATTGCCGCTGCTGTTAACGAGTAGTGTTATTGCGGCGATATCAATAGTCAGTTGGATTAAAAGTTGCCGTTGGCTTGGTTGAAAGTTTTTGCGCCAAAGTGAGATGAGAGTCCATAGGCCTATCAGCGTGTAGATAATACAGGTGTAAGAAAAGACGCTCGGGGCTAGGTTACCTAGGGTGTTGGATGAAACCCCGCCGTGAAACATAAACAGTAATAGCGCACCTAAAAGCACTCGGTAGTAGCTGTATATGCGTAAAAGCGTGAGCGTACTTTCAAAACCAAGTAGGTCGTTTTGTTGAGTTTCGTTTTTAGGTGTCGTCATATGGCGTCCGAATCTGCTGGCGTACTCACTATATATTACTGTTTATGGAAACGGTATTTTGCGTTCCGTGCATGTTTGGTCGACAATAGCGCCCCCTGGTAGTCGGTGATCGAATAATGCAGCCAAAACCCTTGAATATAGTACTTGCGCAAATTAATCCTTTGGTCGGTGATATTGACGGCAATACCGCACTTGTTATCGCTAGGGCCGAGCAAGCTGTGGCTGAGCATCAAGCCAATTTGGTGTTGTTTCCCGAGTTGGTTATAACGGGCTATCCGCCTGAGGATTTACTGCTTCGGCCTAGCTTGGAGTGGCGTATTGATCGGGCTATAGAGGCAATTTGCCAGGCAGGCTTGCGCGCCGACATCCTGATCGGCTACCCGAAGGTCGTGGCTGGTCGCGTGTTCAACATGGCGGGTTATATATCGGCAGGTAAGCTGGTTGCCGAATACGCAAAGCAGCAGCTGCCAAATTTTCAGGTATTTGATGAAAAAAGGTATTTCCTGCCAGGCAATCAGGCTTGTATTGTGGAAATTGCAGGCATAAAGGCTGCAATATCCGTATGCGAAGATATTTGGCATCAAGAACCCATGTTGCAAGCCCGAGAGGCTGGTGCTCAGCTGATGTTGAATATTAATGCCTCGCCCTATCATTGCGGTAAGACTCAGGAACGACGGGCTTTGTTGGCAGAACGGGCTGTCCAGGGTGACATGCCGATTGTGTATATCAATCAGGTCGGCGGTCAGGATGAGTTGGTGTTTGACGGCCATTCAATGATTGTTGATCGCTTGGGTAAGGTTGTTATGCAGGCGCCGGCCTTCGAAGAGGGTTTGTACCCGGCGCAAATTTCTATTGAAGGCTCGGTGAAAGTCACATCGGCAGTGCAGGCTGCCGATGTGGATTCACTGGAAAGTGTCTATAGCGCTCTCGTGTTGGGTGTTCGCGACTACGTCAATAAGAACGGCTTTAAGGGTGTTGTTTTAGGCTTATCTGGCGGTATCGATTCAGCCCTAACCCTCGCCATTGCGGTTGATGCCTTGGGTAAAGATCGGGTTGAGGCGGTGATGATGCCCTTTCGTTATACGTCACAGTTGAGCCTTGATGATGCTGCAGACCAAGCAAAGCGACTGGGCGTTGGCTATCAGGTTATTGGTATAGAGCCCATCTATAATGCCTTTATGGATGGTTTAGCTGACGCTTTTACAGGCAGCGCTATGGATACAACGGAAGAAAATTTGCAGGCTAGGTGTCGCGGTGTTTTGCTTATGGCGCTCTCAAATAAGAAGCGTCTGTTAGTATTGACTACCGGCAATAAAAGCGAAATGGCCGTCGGCTATTCAACCCTCTATGGCGATATGGCAGGAGGTTTTGATGTATTGAAAGATGTGCCGAAAACAGTAGTTTTCGAGCTGTCTCGGTTCAGAAATCTACGCGACGAAGTGATTCCTGTCAGCGTGATCGAGCGTCCGCCGTCGGCTGAGTTGCGCCCAGATCAGAAAGATGAAGATAGTTTGCCGCCATACGATACGCTAGATGTCATTTTAGAAAAGTATGTTGAATGCGATTTTAGCGCCGAACAAATTATTGCGGAGGGTTATGCAGAAGCTGATGTGCGGCGGGTTTTGCGGCTAGTCGATTTAAATGAATACAAAAGGCGGCAGGCGCCAATTGGCCCCCGTCTGACGAAGCGCGGCTTTGGCCGCGATAGGCGATATCCCATCACCAATGGTTGGGTAATCGGAGATTAAAACGCATAGATTCATGGCAGGCTTATGTGGGTCTTGGCAACAATGGAAAAGGTATGACAAAGCAACAGAACGAAGATTTAAAGGCGACTGCGGAGCAAGCTGCCGTTAATGATGCTCATGACACCGAGGATTTGTCGGGTGGCCTCATTGATGAGCATATTGAAGAAGTGGTTGAGAACGGCAAAAGTGTTAGGCACAGGGGGATTTACTTACTGCCTAATCTGTTTACCACTGGCGCTTTGTTTTCTGGGTTTTACGCCATCATTGCCGGTATGAACGGCAACT from Simiduia curdlanivorans carries:
- a CDS encoding sensor histidine kinase, giving the protein MTTPKNETQQNDLLGFESTLTLLRIYSYYRVLLGALLLFMFHGGVSSNTLGNLAPSVFSYTCIIYTLIGLWTLISLWRKNFQPSQRQLLIQLTIDIAAITLLVNSSGNATSSLGYLLIITVAYGGIFLNQQLSLLLAAFSSLSAIGAGVLDAVAKNGGDRSLFSAGALGILLFLTALLFRYLTLRLQTSQTEAKQQAALAQHIQSLAQQIVERMNTGIIVTNKSHALVLANNAAYRLLSIPSSEPLTSIPTPIKDMLQRWSVSGAHKQQLFKPEGSSKEVRVSFAALKIDQQSDTLIFLEDNRQLMQHAQQLKLASLGRLTASIAHEVRNPLGAISHAGQLLAESPTIAAEDRNLTAIIARHSERVNNIIENVLQLSRRQQAKAQTFDVISWVENFVEELQQGPYNQAHIQTQHQHASLLATMDVSQLHQVMINLCDNGLRYSQASTGIQSLVLITGIDERSGLPYIDVVDAGTGISKDKATLLFEPFNTDHVSGTGLGLYLSKELCDANEATLEYKPTSEGKSCFRICLAHDQRVLN
- a CDS encoding NAD+ synthase, whose protein sequence is MQPKPLNIVLAQINPLVGDIDGNTALVIARAEQAVAEHQANLVLFPELVITGYPPEDLLLRPSLEWRIDRAIEAICQAGLRADILIGYPKVVAGRVFNMAGYISAGKLVAEYAKQQLPNFQVFDEKRYFLPGNQACIVEIAGIKAAISVCEDIWHQEPMLQAREAGAQLMLNINASPYHCGKTQERRALLAERAVQGDMPIVYINQVGGQDELVFDGHSMIVDRLGKVVMQAPAFEEGLYPAQISIEGSVKVTSAVQAADVDSLESVYSALVLGVRDYVNKNGFKGVVLGLSGGIDSALTLAIAVDALGKDRVEAVMMPFRYTSQLSLDDAADQAKRLGVGYQVIGIEPIYNAFMDGLADAFTGSAMDTTEENLQARCRGVLLMALSNKKRLLVLTTGNKSEMAVGYSTLYGDMAGGFDVLKDVPKTVVFELSRFRNLRDEVIPVSVIERPPSAELRPDQKDEDSLPPYDTLDVILEKYVECDFSAEQIIAEGYAEADVRRVLRLVDLNEYKRRQAPIGPRLTKRGFGRDRRYPITNGWVIGD
- a CDS encoding sigma-54-dependent transcriptional regulator, with the protein product MNKNSALIVDDEPDILELLNITLTRMNFNCVLAASLREAEQALAAHQFDICLTDMRMPDGSGIDLVKLIQSNHPDLPVAVITAHGNVDIAIESMKAGAFDFLSKPIDIERLRALVKTATKSGAPEAALDNELLVGTTDVMRKLKQQIHKLARSQAPILITGESGCGKELIARSIHAQGPRCDGPFIAINCGAIPRELMESEFFGHKKGSFTGANADKIGLFQAAEGGTLFLDEVADLPLDMQVKLLRAIQEKAIRPVGTQAEQKTNIRILSATHKNLQNEIVAGNFRQDLYYRINVIHLHAPALRERMDDLEALTSAILNKLAATYDSEKITLTPDAIKHLKRYPFPGNVRELENTLERAFTLCEGNTIRGDDLQLAPMQVETSATQSEELNGQALDKKLEEIEMSYITKALEETRWNRTEAAKKLGISFRSLRYRLKKLGLDTD